One Mycolicibacterium sarraceniae genomic window carries:
- a CDS encoding LppP/LprE family lipoprotein has protein sequence MWYEPAGGSAATRAIGLTIAAAGAALAAALAGCSSGDSTVAKTPQPTTTAVTTTEAPPPPPPAPPPTTTPPPDPCAVNLAAPTIAQTVSELPRDPQSNQGWNPEPIAGNYNECAQLSAVIIKANTNADKPNTRAVMFHLGKYIPTGVPDTYGFNGVDTTQSTGDTVALAYTNGLGMSSVVKFRWNGNGVELIGNG, from the coding sequence GTGTGGTACGAGCCGGCGGGCGGGAGCGCAGCGACCCGGGCAATAGGACTGACCATCGCAGCGGCGGGAGCCGCGCTGGCCGCCGCGCTCGCGGGCTGCAGTTCAGGCGACTCGACGGTGGCCAAGACCCCCCAGCCGACGACCACCGCTGTGACCACCACCGAGGCTCCGCCACCGCCACCGCCAGCGCCTCCCCCGACCACCACTCCGCCGCCGGATCCATGTGCGGTGAACCTGGCCGCACCGACCATTGCGCAGACCGTCTCTGAACTTCCCCGCGACCCCCAGAGCAATCAGGGCTGGAATCCCGAGCCCATCGCCGGCAACTACAACGAGTGCGCGCAGTTGTCGGCGGTGATCATCAAGGCCAACACAAACGCTGACAAGCCCAACACCCGCGCGGTGATGTTCCACCTGGGCAAGTACATCCCGACCGGAGTTCCCGACACCTACGGCTTCAACGGTGTCGACACCACCCAGAGCACCGGCGACACCGTCGCGCTGGCCTACACCAACGGCCTCGGCATGAGCAGCGTGGTGAAGTTCCGATGGAACGGCAATGGCGTCGAGCTGATCGGCAACGGCTGA
- a CDS encoding TM0106 family RecB-like putative nuclease has product MFVADDRVIYSASDLAAAARCEYALLRAFDAKLGRGPSVSVADELLARTAELGDQHEERHLDELRATTDITVIGRPAYTVAGLTAAAHATLRAVEQRAPVIYQAAMFDGRFAGFADFLLLDADRYRLRDTKLARSVKVEALLQLAAYAETLSATGVPVHDEVELVLGNGITRGYRVDELLPVYRSRRTALQDLLDRHLAGAVAVSWENQSVRACMRCPECEAQVREHDDLLLVAGMRVSQRARLIDAGITTVAELAGHQGPVPDMPARAVAALSGQARLQISPRVEGKPPFEVVDPQPLMLLPDHDKGDLFFDFEGDPLWTADGTDWGLEYMFGVLGAGGEFRPLWAHDRRGERKALKGFLEMVRKRRKRYPKMHIYHYAAYEKTALLRLAGRYGEGEDEVDDLLRNGVLVDLYPFVRKSIRVGTENYSLKSLEPLYMDAEHRVGDVTTATDSITMYARYCELLADGNDDEAATVLKEIEEYNHYDCRSTRRLRDWLLHRAFEAGMPPLGMQPVQDGAHLDVDDELARRLGSFAGDDVTARSPQQRAVAMIAAARGYHRREDKPFWWGHFDRINSPVDEWSDTPGVFLADAAVVDTEWHVPPRARKQQRRLTLTGTIAAGELSSDMYALYDPPTPSGLSDDPERRAYASVTVLGCDDPAAPTEVLLMEREPKNGGPFDAVPFALTPGPPFSTKALRESIDSAAAQIAAGLPDLPSSAVVDILLRRPPRTGAPLPRTGDNVADITAALLALDSSYVAVHGPPGTGKTYTAARVIANLANEHHWRIGVVAQSHAVVENLFRDIIDAGVNPSLVAKKPSGTGPWTSIDEKTYSAFIADHDGCVIGGTAWDFANQNRVPPGCLDLLVIEEAGQFCLANTIAVAQAADNLLLLGDPQQLPQVSQGTHPEPVDASALGWLVDGHHTLPEDLGYFLDRSYRMHPAVCGPVSRLSYDNRLHSVEERTAARHLAGFDPGVRVLAIEHDGNSTDSREEAEAIVAQITRMLGSAWTDEDGTRDLRPADVLIVTPYNAQVVLLRRLLDAAGLSEVQAGTVDKFQGRQAPVVFVSLVASSIAEVPRGISFLLNRNRLNVAVSRAKYAAVIVRSAMLTDYLPSTPAGLVELGAFLAMCGKPTA; this is encoded by the coding sequence GTGTTCGTCGCCGACGACCGCGTCATCTACAGCGCATCCGATCTCGCCGCCGCCGCACGCTGCGAGTATGCGCTGCTGCGCGCCTTCGATGCCAAGCTAGGCCGTGGCCCTTCGGTCTCGGTCGCCGACGAGCTGCTGGCCCGTACGGCCGAGCTCGGCGACCAGCATGAGGAACGTCACCTCGACGAGCTGCGCGCGACGACCGATATCACCGTCATCGGTCGGCCCGCCTACACAGTGGCCGGGCTGACCGCGGCCGCGCATGCCACTCTGCGCGCCGTCGAGCAGCGCGCGCCCGTCATCTACCAGGCCGCGATGTTCGACGGCCGCTTTGCCGGATTCGCGGACTTCCTACTGCTCGATGCCGACCGCTACCGGCTGCGCGACACCAAGCTCGCCCGTTCGGTGAAGGTGGAGGCGCTATTGCAGCTGGCCGCCTATGCCGAGACGTTGTCTGCCACGGGCGTGCCCGTGCACGACGAGGTGGAACTGGTGCTCGGCAACGGAATTACGCGGGGTTACCGGGTTGACGAGTTGCTGCCGGTGTACCGATCGCGCCGCACCGCGCTACAAGATCTGCTGGATCGGCACCTGGCCGGCGCCGTCGCGGTCAGCTGGGAGAACCAATCCGTGCGCGCCTGCATGCGCTGCCCGGAGTGCGAGGCGCAGGTCCGCGAGCACGACGACCTGTTGCTCGTGGCGGGCATGCGCGTCAGTCAGCGGGCTCGCCTCATTGACGCCGGCATCACCACGGTGGCCGAGCTTGCCGGCCACCAAGGCCCGGTGCCCGATATGCCGGCCCGCGCCGTCGCCGCGCTCAGCGGTCAGGCGCGGCTGCAGATCTCGCCCCGAGTGGAAGGCAAGCCGCCGTTCGAGGTGGTCGACCCGCAGCCGCTGATGCTGTTGCCCGATCACGATAAGGGCGATCTGTTCTTCGATTTCGAAGGCGACCCGCTGTGGACGGCCGACGGCACCGACTGGGGCTTGGAGTACATGTTCGGCGTGCTCGGTGCCGGTGGCGAATTTCGGCCGCTGTGGGCCCACGACCGCCGCGGAGAACGCAAGGCGCTCAAGGGCTTTCTGGAGATGGTCCGCAAGCGGCGCAAGCGGTACCCGAAAATGCACATCTACCACTACGCAGCCTACGAGAAGACCGCGCTGCTGCGGCTGGCCGGCCGTTACGGCGAGGGTGAAGACGAAGTCGACGACCTGCTGCGCAACGGTGTCCTGGTCGACCTGTATCCCTTTGTGCGCAAGAGCATTCGGGTTGGCACCGAGAACTACAGCCTTAAATCGCTCGAGCCGTTGTACATGGACGCCGAACATCGGGTCGGTGACGTCACCACCGCCACCGATTCGATCACGATGTATGCCCGCTACTGCGAGCTGCTGGCCGACGGCAACGACGACGAGGCCGCCACCGTGCTCAAGGAGATCGAGGAGTACAACCACTACGACTGCCGGTCCACCCGTCGGCTTCGGGACTGGTTGCTGCACCGCGCTTTTGAAGCCGGCATGCCACCGCTGGGGATGCAGCCGGTGCAGGACGGCGCACACCTGGATGTCGACGACGAGCTGGCGCGCAGACTTGGCTCCTTCGCCGGCGACGACGTCACGGCACGCAGTCCGCAGCAACGCGCGGTCGCGATGATCGCCGCGGCCCGCGGGTATCACCGCCGCGAGGACAAGCCGTTCTGGTGGGGACATTTCGACCGGATCAACAGCCCGGTCGACGAATGGTCGGACACCCCTGGTGTTTTCCTCGCCGATGCGGCAGTGGTCGACACCGAATGGCACGTTCCCCCGCGCGCCCGCAAGCAGCAACGCCGGCTGACGCTGACCGGGACGATCGCCGCCGGCGAGCTGAGCAGCGACATGTACGCATTGTACGACCCGCCGACACCCTCGGGCCTCTCCGACGACCCCGAGCGGCGGGCCTACGCCTCGGTGACCGTGCTCGGCTGCGATGACCCGGCGGCACCCACCGAAGTACTGCTCATGGAGCGAGAACCGAAGAACGGTGGGCCCTTTGACGCGGTGCCGTTCGCTTTGACGCCTGGCCCGCCGTTTTCGACCAAGGCGTTGCGCGAGTCGATCGACAGTGCGGCGGCCCAGATCGCGGCCGGACTGCCCGACCTGCCGTCGTCGGCCGTCGTCGACATCCTGCTGCGCCGCCCGCCGCGCACCGGCGCACCGCTGCCGCGCACCGGCGACAACGTCGCCGACATCACCGCCGCACTGCTGGCGCTGGACTCGTCGTACGTGGCAGTACACGGCCCGCCCGGCACTGGCAAGACGTACACCGCCGCGCGGGTCATCGCCAACCTGGCCAACGAGCATCACTGGCGCATCGGCGTTGTCGCTCAGTCACATGCCGTGGTGGAGAACCTATTTCGCGATATCATCGACGCCGGAGTGAATCCGTCCCTGGTGGCCAAGAAGCCCAGCGGCACCGGCCCGTGGACCTCTATCGACGAGAAGACCTACTCCGCATTCATCGCCGACCACGACGGCTGCGTGATCGGCGGCACCGCATGGGATTTCGCCAATCAGAACCGGGTGCCCCCGGGCTGCCTGGACCTATTGGTGATCGAGGAGGCCGGCCAGTTCTGCCTGGCCAACACGATCGCCGTCGCGCAGGCCGCCGACAACCTGCTACTGCTGGGCGACCCGCAGCAGCTCCCCCAGGTCAGTCAGGGCACCCATCCCGAGCCGGTGGACGCCTCTGCGCTGGGCTGGCTGGTCGACGGGCATCACACGCTGCCTGAGGATCTCGGCTACTTCCTGGACCGGTCGTACCGCATGCATCCGGCGGTGTGCGGCCCGGTGTCCCGACTCTCGTATGACAATCGGCTGCATTCGGTCGAAGAGCGCACTGCGGCCCGCCACCTCGCCGGATTCGATCCCGGGGTACGGGTGCTGGCCATCGAGCACGATGGCAACTCGACGGACAGCCGCGAGGAGGCCGAGGCGATCGTCGCCCAGATCACCCGCATGCTCGGATCGGCCTGGACCGATGAGGACGGCACCCGAGACCTACGCCCCGCCGACGTGTTGATCGTGACGCCCTACAACGCCCAGGTGGTGTTGTTGCGGCGGCTGCTGGACGCGGCGGGACTGTCCGAGGTGCAGGCCGGCACGGTGGACAAGTTCCAGGGCCGGCAGGCCCCGGTGGTGTTCGTCTCGCTGGTGGCCTCCTCGATCGCCGAGGTGCCGCGCGGAATTTCCTTCCTGCTCAACCGCAATCGGCTCAATGTCGCGGTGAGCCGGGCGAAGTATGCTGCGGTGATCGTGCGGTCGGCGATGTTGACCGACTACCTGCCGTCGACACCGGCGGGGTTGGTGGAGTTGGGGGCTTTCCTGGCCATGTGTGGTAAACCCACGGCATGA
- a CDS encoding DEAD/DEAH box helicase has product MTSPDDTPQTFADLQIHPAVLQAVADVGYETPSAIQAATIPALLAGSDVVGLAQTGTGKTAAFAIPILSKIDPTSRTTQALVLAPTRELALQVAEAFSRYGAHRNINVLPIYGGSSYVPQLAGLKRGAQVVVGTPGRVIDHLEKGSLDLSHLDYLVLDEADEMLQMGFAEDVERILADTPEYKQVALFSATMPPAIRKITSKYLHDAVEVAVKSKTATAENITQRYIQVAGPRKMDALTRLLEVEPFEAMIVFVRTKQATEEVAEKLRARGFAASAINGDIPQALRERTIAALKSGAIDILVATDVAARGLDVERISHVLNYDIPHDPESYVHRIGRTGRAGRSGTALLFVSPRERHLLKSIEKVTRQPVTEDQLPSVEDVNAQRVAKFQDSITEALNAPGFDMFRRLIEDYERDNDVPMADIAAALALQSRDGAEFLMTEPPPEKRRERPDRDERERAPRKTRDDLATYRIAVGKRHKVGPGSIVGALANEGGLHRSDFGHITIKSDFSLVELPATLSKQTLKALENTRISGILIDLKPDRGSPRYDTRPESRPTGGKPRRTSR; this is encoded by the coding sequence ATGACATCCCCGGACGACACCCCCCAGACCTTCGCCGACCTGCAGATCCACCCCGCCGTACTGCAGGCCGTGGCCGACGTCGGCTATGAAACGCCCTCGGCGATCCAAGCGGCCACCATCCCGGCGCTGCTGGCGGGCTCCGATGTCGTCGGTCTGGCCCAGACCGGAACCGGGAAAACCGCGGCATTCGCGATCCCGATTCTCTCCAAGATCGACCCGACCAGCCGCACCACGCAGGCGCTGGTGCTGGCCCCGACGCGTGAGCTTGCATTGCAGGTCGCCGAGGCATTCAGCCGCTACGGCGCGCACCGAAACATCAATGTGCTTCCGATCTACGGCGGCTCCTCCTACGTCCCGCAGCTGGCCGGCCTCAAGCGCGGCGCGCAGGTCGTCGTCGGAACCCCGGGACGCGTCATCGACCACCTGGAAAAGGGCAGCCTGGACCTGTCGCACCTGGACTATCTGGTACTCGACGAGGCCGACGAGATGCTGCAGATGGGTTTCGCCGAGGATGTCGAGCGGATCCTGGCCGATACCCCGGAGTACAAGCAGGTCGCGCTGTTCTCGGCCACCATGCCGCCCGCGATCCGCAAGATCACCTCTAAGTACCTGCACGACGCCGTCGAGGTGGCGGTCAAGTCGAAAACCGCCACCGCCGAAAACATCACCCAGCGCTATATCCAGGTCGCCGGGCCGCGCAAGATGGATGCGCTGACCCGGCTGCTCGAGGTGGAACCGTTCGAGGCGATGATCGTGTTCGTCCGGACCAAGCAAGCCACCGAGGAGGTCGCCGAGAAGCTGCGGGCCCGCGGGTTCGCCGCCTCCGCCATCAACGGTGATATCCCGCAGGCGCTTCGTGAGCGGACCATCGCTGCGCTCAAGAGCGGCGCGATCGACATCCTGGTCGCCACCGATGTGGCGGCACGCGGGCTGGACGTCGAACGCATCTCCCATGTGCTCAACTACGACATCCCGCACGATCCGGAGTCCTATGTGCACCGCATCGGGCGCACCGGGCGAGCCGGGCGATCCGGGACCGCGCTGTTGTTCGTGTCCCCGCGGGAACGTCATCTGCTGAAGTCGATCGAGAAGGTGACCCGCCAGCCGGTTACCGAAGATCAGCTGCCCAGTGTCGAGGACGTCAACGCCCAGCGGGTGGCCAAGTTCCAGGACTCGATCACCGAGGCGCTCAACGCACCAGGCTTCGACATGTTCCGTCGCCTCATCGAGGACTACGAGCGCGACAATGACGTGCCGATGGCCGATATTGCCGCGGCGCTGGCGCTACAAAGTCGTGACGGTGCGGAATTCCTGATGACCGAGCCGCCGCCCGAGAAGCGTAGAGAGCGGCCCGACCGCGACGAGCGGGAACGCGCGCCGCGCAAGACTCGCGACGACCTGGCGACGTATCGCATCGCAGTCGGCAAGAGGCACAAGGTCGGTCCCGGCTCGATCGTCGGCGCGCTGGCCAACGAGGGTGGGCTGCACCGCAGCGATTTCGGGCACATCACCATCAAGAGCGATTTCTCGTTGGTCGAGCTGCCGGCGACGTTGTCCAAGCAGACGCTGAAAGCCCTTGAGAATACCCGGATTTCCGGGATCTTGATCGACCTGAAGCCCGACCGTGGCAGTCCACGCTACGACACGCGTCCCGAGTCGCGTCCCACCGGCGGGAAGCCCCGGCGCACGAGTCGATGA